TCTCGCCCTACGAGTGCGGCTTCGAAGCCTTCGAAGACGCCCGCATGCGCTTCGACGTGCGGTACTACCTGCTGGCGATCCTGTTCATCATCTTCGACCTGGAAATCGCCTTCCTGTTCCCGTGGGCAGTGGTGTTCCAGAAGATCGGCATCATCGCGCTGATCGAAATGGCGCTGTTCCTGCTGCTCCTTGTCATTGGTTTTGCTTACGTGTGGAAGAAGGGAGCACTGGAATGGGAGTGATCTCGTCCCTTGACCGGGTGATGCACAACCCGCAGCCGTTGAACCTAGTGGACGATATTCTGCGTCCGGCCGGGGACAATCCTGTCATTCAGCGCGGTTTCGCCACGACCAGCGTCGACGCCCTCATGAACTGGGCGCGCACCGGTTCGATGTGGCCGATGACCTTTGGTCTCGCCTGCTGCGCTGTGGAAATGATGCATGCCGGCGCCGCGCGTTTGGACCTGGATCGCTACGGTGTGGTGTTCCGCCCGAGCCCGCGCCAGTCCGACGTGATGATCGTGGCCGGCACCCTGGTCAACAAGATGGCCCCGGCGTTGCGCAAGGTCTACGACCAAATGCCCGATCCGAAGTGGGTCATCTCCATGGGCAGCTGCGCCAATGGCGGTGGCTACTACCACTACTCCTATTCCGTGGTGCGTGGTTGTGATCGCATCGTGCCGGTGGACATCTACGTGCCAGGTTGCCCGCCGACGGCCGAAGCGTTGATCCACGGCATCCTGCAGTTGCAGAAGAAGATCCGTCGCACCAATACCATCGCGCGTTCCTGATAAAGGCGCAGCAAAGTTATGACCGATACACCGATCAACTCGCTGGCCGAGCGCCTCTCCGCGCGATTCGGCGACACGCTGAAGATCAGCGTCGTCCGCAACGAAGTCACCGCCGAAGTGGCCGCTGCCGACTTGCTCGCGGTGA
This genomic window from Dyella terrae contains:
- a CDS encoding NuoB/complex I 20 kDa subunit family protein gives rise to the protein MGVISSLDRVMHNPQPLNLVDDILRPAGDNPVIQRGFATTSVDALMNWARTGSMWPMTFGLACCAVEMMHAGAARLDLDRYGVVFRPSPRQSDVMIVAGTLVNKMAPALRKVYDQMPDPKWVISMGSCANGGGYYHYSYSVVRGCDRIVPVDIYVPGCPPTAEALIHGILQLQKKIRRTNTIARS
- a CDS encoding NADH-quinone oxidoreductase subunit A — protein: MLAEYWPILLFIGVAAGLGVVLLVIGLLAGPRRPEADKLSPYECGFEAFEDARMRFDVRYYLLAILFIIFDLEIAFLFPWAVVFQKIGIIALIEMALFLLLLVIGFAYVWKKGALEWE